GTGATTTTACTGGTACTGGTGCTTGACGGTGCTTTGAAGTTCATTCCTTCCCAAATTATTCCAGTCTCGGGGATGATTGTTAGTAACTCAATGGTTTCGATGGGCCTCTGTTTCCGGACAATGAATTCGATGTTTAAGGACCGTCGTTCCCAGGTTTTGGAAATGTTAGCGTTGGGAGCAACCCCGATGATAGCTAGTAAAGGGATTATCCGTGATGCCATCAAGACGGGGCTCCAACCCACAATTGATAGTGCCAAAACGGTGGGACTCGTAGCATTACCCGGGATGATGTCTGGGATGATCTTTGCCGGAGCTGATCCAGTATTAGCCATCAAATACCAGATTATGGTGACGTTCATGCTTTTGGGGATCACCTCAATTAGTTCCATTATTGGGTGCTACTTAGGCTACAAGAGCTTCTTTAATCAACGGGATCAATTAATTCGCTAATGGATATTAAAAAGGAGTAACTCGTTATGAGTTACTCCTTTTTGTGGGTTTGGTGTTTTTCGTGGTAGAGATAGGCGCCCAGGATGAGGATGATAATCAGGGCCAGCACCACGAAGCGAATTAAGCGCGAAAAGCCAATTGGATCCGTCGTGGTAGGGCTGATAATGGGAAACAAGATGAGCGGATAAAAGAGGATCAGCCACAAGAGCACGGTGAGTACAATCGTAGCCCAGGTCGGTAACCGTAAGAAGAAGCGCATCATGAAGGGACGAGTAACGAGCCAGCCAAAGCCCCAGATGTAGGCCACGGCCAACAGTAAGCTTCCTACGTTGAGTTGCAAGTGAGGAATCAGTAGGACTGGAACACACAGGGCGATTACCAACCAGAAGGTTACTATGCACAGAAAATGTAAAAGAGACTTCGGTTTGAGCTTTTGGGCCTGGGTTAATTGATAAGCCAAAATTTTCGGATTCATCTGAAAGGTAGCCTGTCCAGATTTGCCCTGTTTTTGTCCGTCTAAGAGCCGATAGAGGATTCCTAGTAGTTCGGATTCAATCTCCGTTTCGTGGACAAAGAGGCTGAAGAACCGGACGTAGAACAGCAGGGATTGATAATAACGCTGATGAGGTTTGTCGAGCTTGGCTTGTAAGTTAGCATTTTGTTGGCTCAATTGATTGTATTTCATGAGCAGACTCCTTTACTAAGTAATTTGGTTCATTATATCATTTCTGAACCCGCTTTGAACGGTTGGCTCAGTTTAAAACTGTAAACAAAAAGC
This genomic stretch from Fructilactobacillus carniphilus harbors:
- a CDS encoding ABC transporter permease codes for the protein MHNLIVSNTALALTAVFVVFAMWIGYREHLGITKDLIVATIRCVIQLFVVGYVLKYVFQVNNWLLTMLLILIIIFNGAYNARGRSGGLRNAFWISLTAIATSTLVILLVLVLDGALKFIPSQIIPVSGMIVSNSMVSMGLCFRTMNSMFKDRRSQVLEMLALGATPMIASKGIIRDAIKTGLQPTIDSAKTVGLVALPGMMSGMIFAGADPVLAIKYQIMVTFMLLGITSISSIIGCYLGYKSFFNQRDQLIR